The following DNA comes from Mucilaginibacter jinjuensis.
AGGATATAAATGGCAATTTTAGCATTTCAAAAACCAGATAAGGTAATCATGCAGAAGTCAACTGACTTTGATGGTACATTTGAATTTCGTCCGTTAGAGCCAGGTTTCGGTATTACTATTGGTAATGCTTTACGTCGTATCTTACTTTCTTCATTGGAAGGTTATGCAATTACTTCAGTACGTTTCTCTGGAGTATCGCATGAGTTTTCAACCATCAAAGGCGTTGTTGAAGATGTTACCGAAATTATCCTGAACCTTAAACAAGTTCGTTTTAAGAAAACCGGTACTTCTGGTGATTCAGAAAAAATCTTCGTTATCATCAACGGTCAGGATAGTTTTAAAGCTGGTGACATCACCAAGTTTTCAAACAACTTTACCGTATTAAACCCTGAGCTGGTTATCTGTAACATGGACTCATCAGTAACGCTTGAAGTTGAGCTTACTGTAAACAAAGGCCGTGGTTACGTTGCAAGTGAAGAAAATAAAAATCCGGATGCTTTAGTAGGCGTTATCGCTATCGATTCTATATACACACCTATCAAGAATGTGAAATATACAATCGAAAACTATCGTGTTGAACAAAAAACCGACTACGAGAAATTGGTGTTGGATATTGTTACCGATGGTTCTGTACACCCGGAGCATGCATTAAAAGAAGCTGCGAAGATTTTGATCCAGCACTTCATGTTGTTCTCTGATGAGAACATGATGCTTGAAGCCCAGGCTAAAGAAGAAACTAAAGAA
Coding sequences within:
- a CDS encoding DNA-directed RNA polymerase subunit alpha, giving the protein MAILAFQKPDKVIMQKSTDFDGTFEFRPLEPGFGITIGNALRRILLSSLEGYAITSVRFSGVSHEFSTIKGVVEDVTEIILNLKQVRFKKTGTSGDSEKIFVIINGQDSFKAGDITKFSNNFTVLNPELVICNMDSSVTLEVELTVNKGRGYVASEENKNPDALVGVIAIDSIYTPIKNVKYTIENYRVEQKTDYEKLVLDIVTDGSVHPEHALKEAAKILIQHFMLFSDENMMLEAQAKEETKEVDEEILHMRKILKTELVDLDLSVRALNCLKAADIRSLADLVSYDVADMLKFRNFGKKSLTEIQDLVKSKGLSFGMNLAKYKLDEE